Within the bacterium genome, the region TCAATACAATGAACGAAAAAATCAAAGAGGAAATAATTGATTATATTTACCGGATACAATTAAAAAAGGACGTTACCCCTGTTACAAGAAGACGCCAGCCTATGTATTTTTCGCATGCGGAACCCGGAAGTATCAAAAAAACCGAACAAAGGCATTCCGAAGATATAGGCCGGAATGATCCTTGCCCATGCGGCAGCGGGAAAAAATATAAAAAGTGCTGCGGAACAGCGAAAGCTTAAAAAATAAAGCTCTATGGTCTGGGTTCCAGGATCTATCAAAAATTAACTTGCCAGAGTACTATAGCCTGGAGCTTATAACAATCATGTCATATTTCCTTTCAGCCTTAAGCGGCCTATTGTTAATATTGTGTTTTCCTCCATTTGACCTGGGTTATCTGGCATGGGGAGCGTTAGTCCCTCTTTTTATCGCTATTGACAAAAAAAAATCAATCCATGGATTTACGCTTTCTTTTTTTTGCGGGCTTATCTTTTTTTCAGTCAGTGCCTTTTGGGTCAGTGTCTTCCATCCTTTGGCTTTGCCGCTCGGTATTATTTTTTTGGGCCTGTTTTTCGGGGTTTTTGGATTAATTGTATGTTTTAAAGGCGGATTTTCTTATTCCCTGCTTCAACCGTTATTTTCAGCATCTGTGTGGACAGGTATTGAATATTTAAAATCGCTTGGATTTTTAGGATTCCCGTGGTTCAGCCTGGGCTATACCCAGTATAAGTTTCTATGGTTAATTCAAATCAGCCGGTATACGGGTGTCTGGGGCGTGACTTTTTTAATTGTTCTTTTCAACGCGGGGTTTTCCCAATCAATACTTAAAAAAAGATTAGAAAAGTCCCTTGTTTTCACTATGGTTTTAACCTCTATTTTATTTTTATGGGGAAATTCTTTTGTCAAAAAAGACGTGAAAAATGATTCTAAAGACGGATTGGAAATAGCTGTAGTCCAGGGGAATTTTGATGTTTATACTTATTTCCCGGCTGATGTTGTTCTTTCCCGTTTAGTTCCTCTCAGCATGCAGGCCGCAAAGCAAAGTAAAGCCGGCCTTGTTGTATGGACCGAGACAGTAATACTTGAGGATATGGAGAAGAACGGAGTTTTAAAACAAAGATTAATACAGCTTGTGAAAGATATGAATTGCTTCCTTCTTTTGGGTATGCCGGCTTATAGGAAAATTGGTATGGAAGAAAAACACTTTAACAGCGCGGTGTTAATGTCCCCGGAGGGGAATATTTCATATTATAATAAGACCCATTTGGTCCCGTTCGGGGAATTGGTCCCGGGCAACAGAAAATTCGGTTTTATAAATAAATTCGCGGAATCCATAGAATCCGGGAAATATGACCCAAGTGATGAACTTTTATTGCTTGATTCAGGAAAATGGAAATCCGGCGCAATGATTTGTTTTGAAGGTATTTTCGGGGACCTTGCAGGAAACCTTGTCAGAAAAGGCGCGGATTTTCTGGTTAATATCACTGAAGACGACTGGCTGAAAAAACACCCGTCGGGAATGAAACAGCACGCCTATATGTCGGTTTTTAGAGCGGTTGAAAACGGGATTTATTATGTCCGTGCCGGGAATTCCGGCCTGTCTTTTATTCTTGACCCGAAAGGCAGAATAATTGAATCCATGCCTATAAAGACAGAAGGTTTTTTTGTAAGCAGGATTTATCTTAAAAAGGACGCAAAAACATTTTACACCAAATACGGGGACGTGTTCGCATGGATAATTTTGCTATTAAACGTTGTGTTGATTTGTAATCTGTATTTTAACTCTTTCCCCTCTAAAAACAGAAACCATAATTAATCCTGACGAGATATGGACGGGCAATGCACTCTCTGTACTAACGTTTACGTCCCGTAAACTATGATAGCCCATGATTACTCAATCCTGAATTTTACCTGTTTGTAAGATGTGTTCCCGCTTCTGTCTATGGCGATTATGTCCAATATATGGTCGCCTTTTTCGCTGATTATTGCCCCCGGAACGTATGTCCCCTCGTCTAATGTAATTGTTGTGTTAACAGGCAGGTTTGAATTGTCTCTTATTGTAATGCGCGGCCGGACATATTCCTTGTTCAGCGGATAAATATTTTCTATTGTAATCATCGGGGGTGTATTATCTATGATTGTAATATTAATAAACGCGGGTTCACTGTTTATAAGGCCGTCATTGACCACAAGTTTGAATGTATACGGCCCGCCGATTGATTTCGGCGTAAAACCCGGTTTCGAACTTTGCGGATTTTCAAGTATAACTTCCGGACCCGCAGTTTGGACCCATGAATAACTTACAATAGGGTCCCCGTCGGGATCGCGGCTGGCTGTCCCGTCCATGGCAGCCGCCATATTTACCTCCCATATAAAATCCGGACCCGGGTCAGCCACCGGGAGCATATTTACCGGTTCAAAACGGCATGCAAATATATCAGGGTTACCCATTTTATGGTCCACCCATGCGAAAATAATATTACCGTTTTGCTGAAATTTTACCTGGGGTTCATTCTGG harbors:
- the lnt gene encoding apolipoprotein N-acyltransferase gives rise to the protein MSYFLSALSGLLLILCFPPFDLGYLAWGALVPLFIAIDKKKSIHGFTLSFFCGLIFFSVSAFWVSVFHPLALPLGIIFLGLFFGVFGLIVCFKGGFSYSLLQPLFSASVWTGIEYLKSLGFLGFPWFSLGYTQYKFLWLIQISRYTGVWGVTFLIVLFNAGFSQSILKKRLEKSLVFTMVLTSILFLWGNSFVKKDVKNDSKDGLEIAVVQGNFDVYTYFPADVVLSRLVPLSMQAAKQSKAGLVVWTETVILEDMEKNGVLKQRLIQLVKDMNCFLLLGMPAYRKIGMEEKHFNSAVLMSPEGNISYYNKTHLVPFGELVPGNRKFGFINKFAESIESGKYDPSDELLLLDSGKWKSGAMICFEGIFGDLAGNLVRKGADFLVNITEDDWLKKHPSGMKQHAYMSVFRAVENGIYYVRAGNSGLSFILDPKGRIIESMPIKTEGFFVSRIYLKKDAKTFYTKYGDVFAWIILLLNVVLICNLYFNSFPSKNRNHN